A section of the Corallococcus silvisoli genome encodes:
- a CDS encoding MupA/Atu3671 family FMN-dependent luciferase-like monooxygenase, whose product MTDELVAELSRQGATLWVEGERLKYRAPKGALSPETLAKLATHKAALVEHLRRLAADGESVHPLSHGQQALWFVSQVAPDSAAYNTALSIRIVTDLDVAALRRACQRLVDRHGALRTTFTAHQGQPLQRVRQRAEVQFEQLQVPGLDLESLREQVTRASEAPFDLERGPLMRVRLFSRGPRDHVLLIAIHHIVYDGWSLLVLGEELLRHLYAAEKAGVPATLPPPPATYVDYVRWQAEMLSGSAGQRLWDYWSRQLAGPLPVLDLPFAHPRPEVQTYAGASVPVSLGGTLARRLRALCEQEGVTLYTVLLTALMTLLHRYSGQEDLLVGTPTLGRTQPEFAKVVGNFMNMMVLRGRLSGDPSFRALLGQLRQTVVGALAHQDFPFHLLVEKLNPERHSGRSPIFQVAFMLQPTPREDIYQGDEANPALPGGLVLRPFDIPQQEGQFDLSLELTETDASLGGVLKYRTDLFDAARVRQMVGHLETLLEGIVEDPERRLSELPLLTQAERRQVLDTWNATRSEPSPARCIHELFEARVLASPESIALVSGGQRLSYRDLDTRANRLAHRLRALGVGPEVRVGLCVPRGPDMVVGMLGILKAGGAYVPMDPTYPVDRLAYMLTDSQARVVLAEERQRALLPETGAKVVLLDDGGEDASGDVEPPSSGVNAEHVAYTLYTSGSTGRPKGCMVCHRNVARFFDAMDGAMDAGERGVWLATTSMSFDISVLELLYSLTRGFQVVLRGEQGARRTSSPPGVSGKPLEFSLFYFASDEREHAKAKYRLLLEGARFADAHDFKAVWTPERHFHAFGGLYPNPSVVSAALAATTRNIRIRAGSIVLPLHNPIRVAEEWSIVDNLSDGRVDLSFASGWHPNDFVLAPERFAEARSRFFEQISTVQKLWRGEAVSFRNGQGQDVPVQSLPRPIQPEVQVWVTAAGNPETFRAAGASGAHVLTHLLGQNLPELAKKIQIYRDAWTAAGHGPGPGHVTLMLHTFMGEDVEAIRQKVNAPLRQYLKSSIGLLRSVLGPLPHGGELESLTEADVDLLLAKAIDRYFNQMGLFGNVESCLPLIDRLRELGVDEVACLIDFGVDVDSTLAGLRTLNALREQCSRPQEESEDIPSLIARHGVTHFQCTPSMLRMLLLEPGGAELLRPLKKLLVGGEAFPAALGRQVLPLVGGEVLNMYGPTETTIWSSFERVSEAAPVIAIGRPIADTRMYVLDARLRPVPVGVPGELFIGGEGVARGYLHRPELTAERFIPDPFGAEPGTRMYRTGDLVRHLPDGRIEFLGRQDQQVKVRGVRIEPGEIEAELRQHPEVRQAVVVARADAAGEVGLTAYVVAATEAANVAPSALSRFLRDRLPASMIPAHFVRLDALPLTPNKKLDVRALPVPDAPAPELSASYVAPRDALELELAALWEELFDLRPIGVTSSFFQLGGHSLLAVRLMSRLRARWGRQLPVSLLFQADTIRQLAALLRQQDGGTRARDPLVRIQETGDKPPLFFVHPTGGDVLCYAPLARQLGPRQPFYALQSLADQDAGSIEEMAARYLEEVRRVRPKGPYRLGGWSTGGIVAQAMARQLEARSEQVELLMLLETWSPDLYQRAEEPGALMAWFATDLLGGAEAAKLDATKLQTLDEGGRLGYLAEHARALGALPGVELPELEQRFRVFARNARALSRYRPEPYRGKVLFLQAEQLAAHPSDTLPAPVESWGERLLQAQLHQVPGNHYTMLQAPHVREVADRMTCFLDELAVAPGPR is encoded by the coding sequence ATGACCGACGAACTGGTCGCCGAACTGTCCCGGCAGGGCGCCACGCTCTGGGTCGAGGGGGAGCGGCTGAAGTACCGGGCCCCCAAGGGCGCGCTCTCGCCGGAGACCCTGGCGAAGCTGGCCACGCACAAGGCCGCGCTGGTGGAGCACCTGCGCCGGCTCGCGGCCGACGGGGAGTCCGTCCATCCGCTCTCCCATGGGCAGCAGGCGCTCTGGTTCGTCTCCCAGGTGGCCCCTGACAGCGCCGCGTACAACACGGCGCTGTCGATTCGCATCGTCACCGACCTGGACGTCGCCGCGCTGCGACGGGCCTGCCAGCGGCTCGTGGACCGGCATGGCGCGCTGCGGACGACCTTCACGGCGCACCAGGGGCAGCCGCTCCAGAGGGTGCGTCAGCGGGCCGAGGTCCAGTTCGAGCAGCTTCAGGTCCCCGGCCTCGACCTCGAGTCGCTGCGGGAGCAGGTGACGCGGGCCTCCGAGGCTCCGTTCGACCTGGAGCGGGGCCCGCTGATGCGGGTGCGGTTGTTCTCCCGGGGGCCTCGGGACCACGTGCTGCTCATCGCCATCCACCACATCGTCTACGACGGATGGTCGCTGCTGGTGCTGGGGGAGGAGCTGCTGCGGCACCTCTACGCCGCGGAGAAGGCGGGCGTTCCCGCGACGCTGCCTCCACCCCCGGCGACCTACGTGGACTACGTCCGGTGGCAAGCCGAGATGCTCTCGGGCTCCGCGGGACAGCGGCTCTGGGACTACTGGTCCCGGCAGCTGGCGGGACCGCTGCCGGTGCTGGACCTGCCCTTCGCGCATCCCCGTCCGGAGGTGCAGACCTACGCGGGCGCTTCGGTGCCCGTCTCGCTGGGAGGGACGCTGGCCCGGCGGCTGAGGGCGCTCTGCGAGCAGGAGGGCGTCACGCTGTATACGGTGCTCCTGACCGCGCTCATGACCCTGCTGCACCGCTATTCGGGGCAGGAGGATCTGCTCGTCGGCACCCCCACGCTCGGACGGACTCAACCCGAGTTCGCGAAGGTCGTGGGCAACTTCATGAACATGATGGTCCTGCGGGGGAGGCTCTCCGGTGACCCTTCGTTCCGGGCCCTGCTCGGGCAGCTGCGCCAGACGGTCGTCGGCGCGCTCGCGCACCAGGACTTTCCCTTCCACCTGCTCGTGGAGAAGCTGAACCCGGAGCGGCACTCAGGACGCTCGCCCATCTTCCAGGTGGCGTTCATGCTCCAGCCCACGCCCCGGGAGGACATCTACCAGGGTGACGAGGCGAACCCGGCGCTGCCCGGCGGGCTCGTGCTGCGGCCGTTCGACATCCCGCAGCAGGAAGGCCAGTTCGATCTCTCGCTGGAGTTGACGGAGACGGATGCGTCCCTGGGCGGCGTGCTGAAGTACCGCACGGACCTGTTCGACGCGGCGCGGGTCCGCCAGATGGTGGGGCATCTGGAGACGTTGCTGGAGGGAATCGTCGAGGACCCCGAGCGACGCCTGTCCGAGCTGCCCCTGCTGACGCAAGCGGAGCGACGGCAGGTGCTCGACACCTGGAATGCGACCCGCTCCGAGCCGTCTCCCGCGCGGTGCATCCATGAGCTATTCGAGGCGCGGGTCCTCGCGTCCCCGGAGTCCATCGCGCTGGTCTCCGGCGGCCAGCGGCTGAGCTACCGCGACCTGGACACGCGCGCGAATCGGCTGGCGCACCGGCTCCGGGCGCTTGGGGTCGGACCGGAGGTGCGGGTGGGCCTCTGCGTCCCACGAGGTCCGGACATGGTGGTGGGCATGCTCGGAATCCTGAAGGCCGGCGGCGCCTACGTGCCGATGGATCCGACCTATCCCGTGGACCGGCTCGCCTACATGCTCACCGACTCCCAGGCACGGGTGGTGCTGGCCGAGGAGCGGCAGCGCGCGCTCTTGCCGGAGACGGGCGCGAAGGTGGTGCTCCTGGACGACGGCGGCGAGGACGCGTCCGGGGACGTGGAGCCTCCGAGCAGCGGCGTGAACGCCGAGCATGTGGCGTACACGCTCTACACCTCGGGCTCCACGGGCCGCCCCAAGGGCTGCATGGTCTGTCACCGCAACGTCGCGCGCTTCTTCGACGCGATGGACGGCGCCATGGACGCGGGCGAGCGCGGCGTGTGGCTCGCGACGACGAGCATGTCATTCGACATCTCCGTGCTGGAGCTCCTGTACTCGCTCACCCGAGGCTTCCAGGTGGTCCTGCGCGGCGAGCAGGGGGCGCGCCGGACGTCGAGCCCTCCCGGCGTGTCGGGCAAGCCGCTCGAGTTCAGCCTGTTCTATTTCGCCAGCGACGAGCGAGAGCACGCGAAGGCCAAGTACCGGCTCCTGCTGGAGGGCGCCCGATTCGCGGACGCGCACGACTTCAAGGCGGTCTGGACTCCCGAGCGGCACTTTCACGCCTTCGGTGGGCTCTATCCGAATCCCTCCGTCGTCAGCGCGGCCCTCGCGGCGACCACGCGGAACATCCGGATCCGCGCGGGCAGCATCGTGCTCCCGCTGCACAACCCCATCCGGGTCGCGGAGGAGTGGTCCATCGTGGACAACCTCTCCGACGGACGCGTCGACCTCTCGTTCGCCTCGGGGTGGCACCCCAATGACTTCGTGCTCGCGCCGGAGCGCTTCGCGGAGGCACGCAGCCGCTTCTTCGAGCAGATCTCCACCGTCCAGAAGCTCTGGCGGGGAGAGGCGGTGTCCTTCCGGAACGGGCAGGGCCAGGACGTTCCAGTCCAGTCCCTGCCCCGGCCGATCCAGCCGGAGGTCCAGGTCTGGGTGACGGCGGCGGGCAACCCGGAGACGTTCCGCGCGGCGGGGGCGTCGGGCGCCCACGTGCTCACGCACCTGCTCGGACAGAACCTCCCGGAGCTGGCGAAGAAGATTCAAATCTATCGCGACGCCTGGACGGCCGCGGGCCACGGGCCGGGGCCGGGCCACGTCACCCTCATGCTGCACACGTTCATGGGGGAGGACGTCGAAGCCATCCGCCAGAAGGTGAACGCGCCCCTTCGCCAGTACCTGAAGAGCTCCATCGGACTCCTGCGCTCGGTCCTCGGGCCGCTGCCGCACGGAGGCGAGCTGGAGTCGCTGACGGAGGCGGACGTCGACCTGCTGCTCGCGAAGGCCATCGACCGGTACTTCAACCAGATGGGCCTGTTCGGAAACGTGGAGAGCTGTCTGCCGTTGATCGACCGGCTGCGCGAGCTGGGCGTGGACGAGGTCGCGTGTCTCATCGACTTCGGAGTGGACGTCGACTCGACGCTGGCCGGACTCCGGACCTTGAACGCCCTGCGCGAGCAGTGCTCGCGTCCCCAGGAGGAGTCCGAGGACATCCCCTCGCTCATCGCCCGGCACGGCGTCACCCACTTCCAGTGCACGCCGTCGATGTTGCGGATGCTGTTGCTGGAGCCAGGGGGCGCCGAGTTGCTGCGTCCGCTCAAGAAGCTCCTGGTGGGAGGCGAGGCCTTCCCCGCGGCCTTGGGGCGTCAGGTCCTCCCGCTGGTGGGGGGCGAGGTGCTCAACATGTACGGCCCGACCGAGACGACCATCTGGTCCTCGTTCGAGCGGGTGTCGGAGGCCGCGCCGGTCATCGCCATCGGGAGGCCCATCGCGGACACCCGGATGTACGTGCTGGACGCGCGGCTGCGGCCCGTTCCGGTGGGTGTGCCCGGTGAGCTGTTCATCGGCGGCGAAGGGGTGGCGCGGGGCTACCTCCACCGTCCCGAGCTGACGGCGGAGCGCTTCATCCCGGACCCCTTTGGCGCTGAACCCGGCACGCGCATGTACCGGACAGGAGACCTGGTCCGTCACCTGCCGGATGGGCGCATCGAGTTCCTGGGGCGCCAGGACCAGCAGGTCAAGGTCCGGGGTGTGCGCATCGAGCCCGGTGAAATCGAGGCGGAGCTGCGCCAGCACCCAGAGGTCCGGCAGGCGGTGGTGGTGGCGCGGGCCGACGCCGCGGGGGAGGTGGGGCTCACGGCCTACGTCGTGGCGGCCACGGAGGCGGCGAACGTCGCGCCCTCGGCGCTGTCGCGCTTCCTTCGGGACAGGCTCCCGGCCTCGATGATTCCCGCTCACTTCGTCCGGCTCGACGCGCTGCCGTTGACGCCGAACAAGAAGTTGGATGTCCGCGCCCTCCCGGTGCCCGACGCGCCGGCACCGGAGCTCTCGGCTTCCTACGTCGCGCCCCGGGACGCGCTGGAGCTGGAACTCGCGGCGCTCTGGGAGGAGCTGTTCGACCTGCGCCCCATTGGCGTCACCAGCAGCTTCTTTCAGCTGGGGGGCCACTCGTTGCTGGCGGTCCGGCTGATGTCCCGGCTCCGCGCCAGGTGGGGGCGGCAGCTGCCTGTCTCCCTCTTGTTCCAGGCGGACACCATCCGTCAGCTCGCGGCCCTGCTGCGCCAGCAGGACGGAGGGACGCGCGCTCGGGATCCGCTCGTGCGCATCCAGGAGACGGGCGACAAGCCACCCCTCTTCTTCGTGCATCCCACGGGGGGAGACGTGCTGTGCTACGCGCCGCTGGCGAGGCAGCTCGGGCCCCGTCAGCCCTTCTACGCGCTGCAATCCCTGGCGGATCAGGACGCGGGCTCCATCGAGGAGATGGCGGCGCGCTACCTGGAGGAGGTGCGCCGGGTCCGCCCGAAGGGGCCGTATCGCCTGGGGGGCTGGTCCACGGGAGGCATCGTCGCGCAGGCCATGGCGCGGCAGCTGGAGGCACGGTCGGAGCAGGTCGAGCTGCTCATGTTGCTGGAGACCTGGTCTCCGGACCTCTACCAGCGGGCGGAGGAGCCCGGCGCGCTGATGGCGTGGTTCGCCACGGATCTGCTGGGGGGCGCGGAGGCGGCGAAGCTCGATGCGACGAAGCTCCAGACGCTCGATGAGGGAGGACGCCTGGGCTATCTGGCCGAGCACGCCAGGGCCCTGGGCGCCCTGCCGGGAGTGGAGCTTCCGGAGCTGGAGCAGCGCTTCCGCGTCTTCGCGCGCAACGCGCGGGCCTTGTCCCGCTACCGGCCCGAGCCCTACCGCGGCAAGGTGCTCTTCCTCCAGGCGGAGCAGCTGGCTGCGCACCCGTCGGACACGTTGCCCGCACCGGTGGAGAGCTGGGGCGAGCGCCTGCTCCAGGCACAGCTCCATCAGGTGCCAGGCAATCACTACACGATGCTGCAGGCCCCGCATGTTCGCGAGGTCGCGGACCGGATGACCTGCTTCCTGGATGAACTCGCGGTGGCCCCCGGGCCGCGGTGA
- a CDS encoding fumarylacetoacetate hydrolase family protein, with the protein MGTHVARFKAGGEVRWGWVRQEQVVPIPGRYESLAEFLEKGAARARVMAAAGEGEGLALAEVELLAPVTSPCNVVCQGQNYRSHMLEVGQDPDAKDFNQFFRKASSSLASSTADIIKPARVRMLDYEIELGLIIGRRISGPVRVARARLHEFVAGIVMGNDISARDLQLAEGQWHKAKSFRTFCPVGPYVYLLGPEDAARLMDLRLMLSVNGEVRQDASTAEMIYPPEETLTELSEIMDLFPGDLVLTGTPSGVAAGRNMSKLTRQVGKLISVFLSDKTLAKLLLKQGNTAAYLKAGDVLRASISSRDDVIHLGTQENRIVTRSLEMTARPEPEAHVRVG; encoded by the coding sequence ATGGGAACTCATGTCGCGCGCTTCAAGGCAGGAGGCGAGGTCCGGTGGGGATGGGTCCGCCAGGAGCAGGTCGTCCCCATCCCGGGCCGGTACGAGTCCCTCGCCGAGTTCCTGGAGAAGGGCGCGGCGCGGGCGCGGGTGATGGCGGCGGCAGGCGAGGGCGAGGGCCTCGCCCTGGCGGAGGTCGAGCTGCTCGCCCCGGTGACGTCGCCGTGCAACGTGGTCTGCCAGGGACAGAACTACCGCAGCCACATGCTGGAGGTGGGGCAGGACCCGGACGCCAAGGACTTCAACCAGTTCTTCCGCAAGGCGTCGTCGTCGCTGGCGTCGAGCACGGCGGACATCATCAAGCCCGCGCGGGTCCGGATGCTCGACTACGAGATCGAGCTGGGGCTGATCATCGGCCGGAGGATCTCCGGGCCCGTGCGCGTGGCGCGGGCGCGGCTGCATGAGTTCGTCGCGGGGATCGTGATGGGCAATGACATCTCCGCCAGGGACCTCCAGCTCGCGGAGGGGCAGTGGCACAAGGCGAAGAGCTTCCGGACCTTCTGCCCGGTGGGGCCGTATGTCTATCTCCTCGGCCCGGAGGACGCCGCGAGGCTGATGGACTTGCGGCTCATGCTGTCCGTCAACGGTGAGGTGCGCCAGGACGCGAGCACCGCGGAGATGATCTACCCGCCGGAAGAGACCCTGACGGAGCTGTCGGAGATCATGGACCTGTTCCCGGGAGACCTCGTGCTGACGGGGACTCCCAGCGGCGTGGCGGCGGGCAGGAACATGTCGAAGCTGACTCGACAGGTGGGCAAGCTCATCAGCGTCTTCCTGTCCGACAAGACGCTCGCGAAGCTCCTCTTGAAGCAGGGCAACACCGCCGCCTACTTGAAGGCGGGGGACGTCCTGCGTGCCTCGATCTCCAGTCGGGACGACGTCATCCACCTGGGGACCCAGGAGAACCGCATCGTGACGCGGTCGCTGGAGATGACGGCGCGACCGGAGCCCGAAGCTCATGTGAGGGTCGGATGA
- a CDS encoding SAM-dependent methyltransferase has translation MNRDKRRADRTAEGVAIWRAMGVHEPDSSVRNPDLMAAQFLGPISRAALSIAPLRSWLMSHFGRRFPGAYGCATARTLHLDALFVNALEEGVEQVVLLGAGYDSRAYRFRERLSKARVFEVDLPATQVKKQQRLQSLFGSLPDWVRYVPIDFDTQRLEDVLPAAGFERSARTFFLWEGVSMYLTQEGVDQTLGFVVRNTPPGSSIAFDYVAQGALRGDPRYPGTEQWIRSLAEMGHPMTFGIEEDATERFLRERGLEVVSRVGSAELERRYLVRSNGDLLCSASSFLCIAHARVQGPVSRP, from the coding sequence ATGAACCGGGACAAGCGACGTGCCGACCGGACGGCGGAGGGGGTCGCGATCTGGCGTGCCATGGGCGTGCATGAGCCGGACTCCTCCGTCCGCAATCCCGACCTCATGGCGGCCCAGTTCCTGGGGCCCATCTCCCGCGCGGCCCTGTCGATTGCCCCGCTGCGCTCCTGGCTCATGAGCCACTTTGGTCGCAGGTTTCCGGGGGCCTATGGCTGCGCCACCGCGCGGACGCTCCATCTCGACGCGCTCTTCGTGAACGCGCTCGAGGAGGGCGTGGAGCAGGTGGTGCTGCTGGGCGCGGGCTATGACAGCCGCGCGTACCGGTTCCGTGAGCGGCTGTCGAAGGCGCGCGTCTTCGAGGTGGACCTGCCGGCCACGCAGGTGAAGAAGCAGCAGCGGCTCCAGTCGCTCTTCGGCTCCCTGCCTGACTGGGTGCGGTACGTGCCCATCGACTTCGACACGCAGCGGCTGGAGGACGTGCTCCCCGCCGCCGGCTTCGAGCGCTCCGCGCGGACCTTCTTCCTCTGGGAGGGCGTGAGCATGTACCTCACGCAGGAGGGCGTCGATCAGACGCTGGGCTTCGTCGTGCGCAACACGCCGCCGGGGAGCAGCATCGCGTTCGACTACGTGGCCCAGGGGGCGCTCCGGGGAGACCCCCGCTATCCCGGCACCGAGCAGTGGATCCGCTCGCTGGCGGAGATGGGCCACCCGATGACGTTCGGCATCGAGGAGGACGCCACGGAGCGCTTCCTTCGCGAGCGAGGGCTGGAGGTGGTCTCCAGGGTCGGCTCCGCGGAGCTGGAGCGCAGGTACCTGGTCCGGAGCAACGGAGACCTGCTCTGCTCCGCCTCCAGCTTCCTGTGCATCGCCCACGCGCGGGTCCAGGGGCCTGTCAGCCGGCCCTGA